The following DNA comes from bacterium.
AAGTGGCCGTCCATGATGTCGCAGTGAATCCAATCCGCGCCGGCGCTTTCGACTTGGTGGATTTCCTCCCGCAGCCGGGAAAAATCAGCCGAGAGAATGGAAGGGGCAAGCAGGATCATGGTGTTGGCAAACTGACTGAGGCCATCGTCGTTCGCAGCTAGCGCGATTGGCGGCCAGGCCGCATGCGCAGCACGGTTGTTTCAATCATTGCGATCCGGCAGGGAACTGAGTTCTAAATCAATCGCGGCGCCCTTTTCGACGATGGTATTGGCTTGCAGCGATTGCCGGATCACGGTCTCGGGCAGCAAATCCGGCACGATGGTGTAGGTGAGTTGGCCGATGCGCAGACCCGCCTGCTGGATCTTGAGCACGGCATCCTGCAGCGTGCGGCCCTCGAGCTGCGGCACCACGAACGCCTCCGGTTCCGGCCCGACGCTCAGCGTGATGTTGACTTTGGTGTTCATCGCGACTTCGGCGCGCGGCGGCACCGACTGCCAGCTTATCGCGCCCTCGGGGTGAATGCTGGAATAGTCATAACTTACCGAGCCCAACGCCAGCCGCGCCTGATTCAACAGCAGCTCGGCTTCGCGCTGCGAGCGGCCGACGAGATCCGGCACTTGAATGCGCTTCTCGCCGCGGCTGGTGACGACGTGTACGCGCCGGCCATATTTCACTTTGGCCTGCGGCGCCGGGCTTTGCTCGACCACGTAACCGAAGGGCAGTTCGTCACTGAAGCGTTCTTCCTCCTTGATGATCGCGAAACCGGCATTTTCCAATGTGGCTTTGGCGTCTTCATAGCGCATCTTGGTGATGTTCGGGATTTCCACTTCCTGGCCGTGGCGGGTGTAGAGCGGCATCACGATCCAGTCCATCAACAGGCCGAACGCGAGCGCGAGGGCGAACAGTCCGGCGGCCAGCCGGAAGAAGCGGTTGTTCAGCGCGGCAATCAGGCCGCGCCGCCAGAAGCTCAAAGCCGGGGAGCTTTTGGGAGTAAAAACCTTGTTCATGCTTTCAACTCGATTTTTGCAGATGTGCTGCGAAACTGCCGTCAACGCCGTGACGATGCAGAAAGGTTCGCACAAAACCCTGTTCGTCGCAGAAGCGTTCATCAACGAATTGTTGCGCCGGCCGCAATCCAAACTCCGGATGGCCGGCCAGGAACCAGGCAACCATCTCCTCGTTCTCCGCCGGTTCGGTGGTGCATGTGCTGTAGATCAGCCGGCCGCCGGGTTTCACCAGCGCGGCGGCGTTGTGCAGAATCTCCTGCTGCAATTGCACCAGCGCGGGAATATCTTCCGGCCGGCGGCGCCAGCGCAGGTCACTGCGCTTGGCCAGCACGCCCAGCCCCGAGCACGGCGCATCCACCAGCACCACCTCCGCGGTCACTCCGGAAAAGGTGCGGGCATCGGCGGCAATCATGTCGATTTTGCGGTGCACGCGCTGCGCGGCTTCCACCAGGAGGTGCAATCGTCTCGGGCTTTGATCGACGGCAATCACGCGGGCTTGCGGCGCCAGCTCCGCGAGATGCAGGGCCTTGCCGCCCGGCGCGGCGCACAAATCCAGAATGATCTCTGCCGCCGCCGGTGCGGCCAGATGCGCAACCAAGCCGGCACTGCCGTCTTGCAGCACGAAGGCGCCGTTCTTGAAGGATTCCAGCTTGGCGAGGTGATGCTGCGGCGGCACTTGGTAAAAATGCGGCAAACCGGCAATCTCCCGGACGGTTGCTCCGGCGGCGGCCAATTCGGCGAGCACGGTCTGCGCGTGGCGCGCCGGCTCCACTGCGCGAAGCGTCAAGGCTGGGATTTCGTTGTTCGCTTGCGCCAGCGCCAGCATCTCGGCGCTGCCGTACAGCTCCTGCCAGCGCCGCAACAGCCACTCGGGATAGCTCAGCGCCTGTGCCAATTTCTCAAAATCATTCGTCTGCGCCAAAGCCGCGGCCTCCGGCCAGACGAAAGGTTCACGCAGCGCGCTGCGCAAGACCGCATTGCACAGCCGCGCCAGGCCTTCGCCAAAATGCGCGCGCGCCAACTCCACGGCCTCATGCACCACGGCATAGGAGGGCACGCGGTCGAAATAGCGAAGCTGAAACAGCGCGCTGCGCAGAATATTCTTCAACAGCGGCCGGGCGCCCGCGAAATTCTTCTGAAAATGAAGCGCCAGCTCGGCATCCAGGCGGCGACGCCAGCGGG
Coding sequences within:
- the rsmB gene encoding 16S rRNA (cytosine(967)-C(5))-methyltransferase RsmB — protein: MSDMATSAQRAAAARPASARALVCRILTEAETGSAYLDQVLEKHLGRSRLPERDKALVTAIANGVTRWRRRLDAELALHFQKNFAGARPLLKNILRSALFQLRYFDRVPSYAVVHEAVELARAHFGEGLARLCNAVLRSALREPFVWPEAAALAQTNDFEKLAQALSYPEWLLRRWQELYGSAEMLALAQANNEIPALTLRAVEPARHAQTVLAELAAAGATVREIAGLPHFYQVPPQHHLAKLESFKNGAFVLQDGSAGLVAHLAAPAAAEIILDLCAAPGGKALHLAELAPQARVIAVDQSPRRLHLLVEAAQRVHRKIDMIAADARTFSGVTAEVVLVDAPCSGLGVLAKRSDLRWRRRPEDIPALVQLQQEILHNAAALVKPGGRLIYSTCTTEPAENEEMVAWFLAGHPEFGLRPAQQFVDERFCDEQGFVRTFLHRHGVDGSFAAHLQKSS
- a CDS encoding PASTA domain-containing protein, with the protein product MNKVFTPKSSPALSFWRRGLIAALNNRFFRLAAGLFALALAFGLLMDWIVMPLYTRHGQEVEIPNITKMRYEDAKATLENAGFAIIKEEERFSDELPFGYVVEQSPAPQAKVKYGRRVHVVTSRGEKRIQVPDLVGRSQREAELLLNQARLALGSVSYDYSSIHPEGAISWQSVPPRAEVAMNTKVNITLSVGPEPEAFVVPQLEGRTLQDAVLKIQQAGLRIGQLTYTIVPDLLPETVIRQSLQANTIVEKGAAIDLELSSLPDRND